The DNA region GATGAATTCTGGTCTAAGTTCGGGTTCCAGTTCGCATTCTTCGTAGCGTTTAAGGATTATGCTTAGTGCTTTGTTCTTGTCTTTTAGGCCGTATTTTGCTTTTACTATGTTTATGATTCGGTTTTCTCTTTCGCTTAGCTCGATTACGTTTTTAACCATGCTGCTTACCTTGTGCTATGTAATATGACGTAATTCGTTGTTATTTAGCGTTACTGATGGCTGAGGCTCTCATACGTTATTAATTGGCGCATTAGACGGAGAAAAGCGGCGCGGTTGCGTGAGCTTATGCCCCCGTTTTTAGGGAGAAATTTAGGTGGCGCGTTTAGAGGTTTTGGGGTCTTATGTTCGTGGTGACTAAACCGACAAGAGTGATGCGGACCTTTTAGTGACTTATTCAGAGATGGTTAGTTTTTTTGCGGTTTTGATTTGAGGAGGTTTTTGGAGAGAAAGCTTCATGTTAAAGTGGATCTTGTGTCGCAAAAGTTTCTGCCCCCTTTACCTTACGGGTAGTATTTTGCAGGAAACTGTACCCATCACATTCCAGTTAAAAAGTTAGTTACCCTGCGCAAGATTTTGATTCATGAATATTTTAGCCTGGATATAGAGAGTATGTGGCAGACGGCGAATGATCTCTTGACGCTTAAACCGTATTTTGAGAAAATTTTACGTGTGTTTGAAACGTCATAGCCCTTGTTTTTTAGGGTTAATGAGCTCTTTGTTTATGTTTGGCTTTTGGTTACTGGTGTATTCAGGGTTTTGTTGTGTTGTACGCTTGGTTGCTGATTTTGTTGCGGCGTCCTAAATGCTGGGTTAAAACAGAGAAGAGTGGTACAGTTGCGGATTCTGGGTTTGCTTAGTCTCTGGTTAGCATGTTTTTGTGCGTTGGCTCCTGTTTTTTCGAGCCCTCTTTGGTCATGGTTGTATGCATCTATGCCATTGACTGCCTGTTTCCTTTAACGTGTCTTTTATTGGTGTATTTTTGGTTTTTATGTAGTCTTACTTTGGGATTCTGTGAACTCCGTGTTTGATTTTATGATTTTCTTCACCAGCTTTTTCTCTTTAATTGGTCCATCATCAATGTTTTTTATTTTTTGTCTTTTTCTTTCTTTCAGATATGGCTTTTAAATGAGGGTGGGGTCAGGTGAAGGTTTGTTTTTGTTCAGATTCGTTCGAAAAGTATTTATGTTCTGTTGGGCAGTAACTTTTGTTTATTAGGAGACAGGAGTTAAGAGGGAGTTTGTTGGGGACTAAGGTATTTCCGCTTACTGGTAAGCGTTCTTGTACTAATACCAGCAGTGGTAACCTTTGTTCCAAGAGTCCTTTTGAGCCAAAAACACAGCGCACAGTGAAATCATTTGACAATGGCATCACTGTTGGAAAAGTTTTTGAGGCAAAGAAATTTGCCCTTAGACGTGGATTTTGGTTTAGAGCTTTAAGTCGGGTTGAGCGGGGCGTAGTAGACCTTACCGTGCGGTACGTAGACAGCATCAAAAGCACAAAGCTGGCCACAGTGTTGACGGCCATAATGCAAAAACTGAAGGTGGCTGCGGAAAGCGTTGTTGACAAGATGGTGAAGTCTGTTGGTTTTGTTCAAGCCCGAAAAATTAGTGAAATAGCTCTAAAGTGGGGTAATAGAGGCGCTTTGGAGTGGTCTTCTGACCGTGGGTTTGCACGGTACTTGGCTGTCATGAATATGAATGGGACGGGTTTCTTCAGGACCTGACTTCGCGAGTCTGTTTCTAAAATGGTGCAAGGCTACTCTGAGTCCGTTTCTATTTCCGTTCAGGCTTCAAGGGATGCTGTTTCCTTTGATGAAGTTACTGTTGTGATTCCTACCCTTAACGAGGAAAAGGCTGTTGGCAAAGTCATTGAAGAGCTAACCCTTGAAGGTTTTCACAATATCTTGGTTGTCGATGGCTATTCTAGTGATGGAACCGTTGAAGTTGCTAAGGTTAATGGGACGCAAATCATCTATCAGCATGGTTCCGGCAAAACAGGTGCATTAAAAACTGCAATAGAGTACGTTCAAACTCCTTATTTGCTTGTCATGGATAGTGACTTTACCTATGATTCTCGGGATATTCAACGACTTCTTAATCATGGGCGCAGTTACGCTCAAGTTATCGGTGCAAGAAGTCGCTCAAACATTAGTTTGTTGCACAGGTTTGGTAATTGGGTTATCACACGTACTTTTAACTTGTTGTTTGGTGCTGGTATATCAGACGTTTGTTCAGGAATGTATTTGCTTGAAACTGAAGTTGCAAAGGAGCTTGAGCTTAAATCAGGTGGTTTTCTGACAGAAGTTGAAATTGCCTCACAAATAGCCGCTGAACACAATGTGACAGAAGTTCCAATCAATTATAGGCAACGTATTGGTCAAGGAAAGCTTACAGCTTGGAATGGCTTTGGTATTCTTTTTGCTGTTTTGCGTATGGCGTGGAAATACAATCCAGTGTTATTGTTTTCAATGTTTTCTGCCTTAGCGGGTCTTCCCGCTTTTGCAATATTGGGTTGGGTTGCCTTTGAACAGTTAGTTGTCGGATTTTGGCATAGCGGTTGGGCTCTGATGAGCGTGATGCTGTTGCTATTTGCTTCACAGGCTGTTGCTGTTGCCACAATGTCTATTCTGATTAAGAGAACAGAGCAAAGAATATCTAGACGAATCACTCAAAATGCTCTGATTGAAAGATAAGGAATTTAATCAATCTTTTAAAGGTTTTATTCAATTGAGTATTTTAAAGATGCCTGAACAAATAACCCCTATAATTGATACTCAAGTCAATGAAAATAAAGTTTTTTTTATAGTTCTCGCCCGAGACCGAAGACATGTACGGAAAAAAATTGAAGAACTTAACTCGATGCATGTGCCTTTTGTTGTTGTTTGCGGGGAGCGCGTTCGTCATCCTAATATTGTGTATAGAGAAGCTTTCGGTAAGTGGGATGCCATTAATTTTGGTGCTAAGTTTATTCCGTCTCAAGCAGATGTTGTTGTAATGAACGATGTCGACACAAAAATACACTGTTTTGAGCGTGCTCTTCAGTATTTAGATTCAAAAACTCAAATAGTATATTGCCGAGTAGAAGTTTCATCAGGTCCTCAAGTGAAGTTCTATAGGATTGCTAATCCCATAAGAACTCGATTTCATATTTTTGCAAGCGGAGAGCTTTTGATTGTGAAAAGAAAGCTTCTTGAAAAAACTTTGCCCGTTCCTCCATGCATCGCAGAAGACTCATATATTCTCTTCAAAGCTCTGGAACTGGGATCCCATGCCCATTTCTGCACCGAGGCTTTTGTGACAACCAAAAGGACCGCCAACAGCGAACAAGAAGTAGCCTACAAAGGCAGAACAACCCTTGGAATTTACCAAGCATTAAGCTGCACCAAGCCAACATTAGTGATACGAGTATTCTACTTGCTACTTCCTGTGTTTTCACCGTTATTATCCATAGTTGGTCGTGACGGTGTGGCTTGGGCTAAAGGCATCAAGAAAGCAGTAAAAGCAAACGTAACAAAGGAACATCCTACAAAGTTCTGATTTGCAGTTCTTGAACTCATCTGAGATGAAAAAGGGGATAAAAATGTCAAAAGTTTGTGTTATTGGTCTTGGAAAAATAGGTCTACCTTTGGCTTTGCTTCTTGCAAAAGCTAACAACAGAGTAATGGGTGTTGATTCAAATACTGTTATGCTGGCTAATATTAGTAACAGTAATTTGGGTTGGCTGACCAGCGGTAACGAAAAAGAATTGCTTACACAATTGCTTGGTAAGAGTTTTTTCGTGACTTCCAATTTGTCTGCCGCTTTATCTGACTCTGAAACGATCTTTATTGCAATTGGTACCGGGGTAGGTCCAGACGGGGTCCCCGAACTTTCTAATCTTGAAAAACTGTTTGCTAAAATTTCTGTTGACTCCCATAATGTTAGGGGTCGATTGTTCGTACTCAAATCAACTTTGCCGATAGGTACAACACGCAGAATTGCGCATGCTTTAGAGGAGAGCACCGGTCTTAAGTGCGGCGAAGATTTTTTTATGGCGTTTTGTCCTGAACGGGTCCTAGGCGATAGAGCAATCGAAGAGATGGCATCGTTACCAAAAATAATCGGTGGTCTGGATAAGGAAAGTTCTATAAGAGCTGCTTCTATCTATTCAACCATTGGTGGAAAGATAATTGTTTTGAGCAGTCCTGAACGTGCTGAGATGGTGAAGTTATTAGACAATTCTTACAGGCAAACTCTCTTTGCGTTCGCCAATGACTTTGCTTTGTTAGCCGAATTATATGGAATCAACGCTTATGAAGTTATTAAGGCTGCCAATGATAGTTATCCTAGAAATAACATCCCCTTCCCATCTGGAGGAGTAAGTGGATATTGCTTAACAAAGGATCCCCTTTACCTAGAAGCTTCTTTTAAGAAAATTTCTTTACATAGAGGTTTTCCGTCAGTCTGGTTTTTTGCTCGAAAGTCTAATGACTACATGACTATTCACATGATTGATCTGCTGAAAAAGAAACTCGATTTAGTTGGGAAAAAATTGACTGATTCAAAAATTTTGGTTTGTGGTATCACATATAAAGAGAATACTGACGATATACGAAATAGTCATGGTCTTGACATCGCTAAGAAACTTAGAGATGAGGGCGCTACTGTGCTTTTGTGGGATCCAAACGTTCATATTGAAATTGACGGGTTTCAGATGGTCACGAATTTAGGTGATGCGCTGGAGTGCTTAGATGCTCTAATTTTCACGGTAAGGCATCGAGAATTCGTTCAATTGGATGCTGTTTCTTTTTCAAGTTTAGTCAAGAAGATGTGTACCCCTATTATAATTGATGGTTGGGGTATGTTTCAGAGGTTCATCGGTGACAAGGTCGTTCATTACGCTGGCGTCGGGTTGCCAGAAAATGAGGAAGATGCCTGAAATGAAGATAGCTCAAGTATGCCCTAGATATGAACCGTACATAGGGGGAGTCGAGACTCACGTAAAACAGATCAGCGAACGATTAGTAAGGATCGGTTACGCAGTTGAAGTATTGACGACTGATTCTTCGGGTCAGTTGCCATTACGCGAAGAAATCAATGGCGTAATTGTTAGGCGGTTTAAGGCGTGGTCTCCGAATGAATCCTATTATTTTTCTAGACACATGCAAAGATACTTGGTAGAAAACTCAAAAGTATATGATCTAATTCATGCGCACAGTTACCATGCATTCACAACATATTATGCTGCGCAGGCGAAGAAAGGTGGTCGCCTTGTTTTTACACCGCGCTATCATGGAGGTGGACACACTTTCTTCAGAAATTTGCTCCATAAACCTTACAAGCTGATAGGAAAAAAGGTTCTTAAAGATTCGGACAAGATAATTTGCCTGTCCCAGTATGAAAAAAGCTTGTTACTTTCTAATTTCAAAGTAGATGAAAGAAAAGTTTTGGTGATTCCCAACGGTGTCGTTAAAAGTGGGGTCACCGATTATAGAACTGGCGCGAGAGAAAAAAACCTCTGTAAGAAAATTCTTTGCGTATCCAGAATTGAGAAGTATAAGGGAATCCAATATGTAATCAAAGCTCTTCCAAAGGTGGGAAAAGATGTACATTTGGAAATAGTTGGTAAAGGTCCCTACAAGCGTGACTTGGTTAACCTTGTACATTCAATGGGTCTTGAGAATGAGGTAAGTTTCTATCAAGGTCTGAAAGAAGAAGAACTTGTAAATATGCGGTCTACGGCGAGTGTTTTTGTATTGTTATCCCAGCATGAAGCCTTCGGGAATGCAGTTGCTGAAGCTCTATCTTCAACAATTCCTTGTATAGTAGCTAATGTGTCGGCCTTGCAAGAGTGGGTTGATAACAGAATTTGCTATGGGCTAGAATATCCGATTGATGTTGGACAGTTAGCAAACCTGATAAGTGTCTTGATTGAAAAAAGGGTGACTCCTACTAATTTGTATGCATGGGATGATACTGTAAACGAACTTACTGAGGTTTATGAGAACATATGACCTGCTTTGGTCCCTGTTTGTTCTGCCTTTGTTGTTTTATGTTAAGTTCGTCTCCACTTTTTGATTTAATTTAAAATAGGCTGGCGCTATTTTAGCGGCTCATACGTCAAACACTGTTTATTCCGGAAAATATGTTGAGTGATTTTAGTGATTAAATCTTCAAAAGCTTTAGTTATTTTAAGTTTTTTCGTAATTGCTTTTTCTTCTATCTCCATTATAACTACACCCGTTATTGATGAGGTACTTCCCCCGAGTACATTCTTTTTTGCTCAGCATCTTTCACCTTTTTATTGGTTAAGTGTTGCCTTATTGTTAGCTCTTTTATTACTCAGGTTGAAAATTTCCCTCTCCACAAAAAAGCAAAGGTTGATTGATGTCTTTTTAATTTTTTCTCTCGTACTTATCGTATACGGGACTCAATCTTTTGTATACGAACAACCACTATATCAAGACACTTATATCCATACATCAGCTGCGCTTAAGATTCCGCTTCGTGGTGGTCATACTCCTGCACCGTTAAGCATGATGGCTGCCTCGAATGAACCTGGAGGTTATATTTTCTTTTCATTTTTCCTACAAATAACCGGTTTGGACTCTTTGCTTTTTATGCGCTACTATCCCTTGTTGATATCGACAATAATATTACTGTTGTTATATGTTGCTTCTTTTAAACTAGTGAATACGCGTTTTGCTATTATAGCGCCTTTTTGTTTCACAGCATTTATGTCTACTCGAGTATTTCATGTGTATCCCGGCAATTTAACTTACGTTTTTCTAATTATATTTATTATTTTTGCTTCAGATACAATTAGAGTGCCTGAAAAAGAAACGCGCCCAATTTTGCTATTGCTTGTGGGGGCATCAACAATAACGTATATACTTGCAACTCCGCTTCTATTATTTATCTCACTTCTTTTCTTAATTCCCTTAAAAAGTTATGTTAGAAAGAGAAACATCATCTTTCCGGTATCTATTCTTATGATTTGGGGTTCATGACTAGTTTATTTAGGTCGAGGTTCTTTTAAAGCAGCTTTCACCTTGCTTGGTAGGGCATTGGTTGAGCATACATCAACATTACTGCCTATCATCGTATCTTCTTCTTCTTCATATCTACGAGTTATACCTCTTATGATAAAAAATTTCATGACTATTTTTGTAGTGTTAAGTGGGCTATTGCTTGTAATTCTTACTTTTGTTGCCGCAAAGGAGGTGCCAAGTGATAAGCGGAAGCTGCTTCTTGTAGGCGGTAGTTTTATCGGCTGTTATCTGCTTATAGCATTGTTTATGCCAATAACTTCTGAGCCAATTACTCGTTTCTACTGTTATTCAGTTATACCTTTCGCTTTACTGGTTCCGTTTTATATCAACAAAACAAAAGAAGTTGGGGTAAAATCAAAGATTCCGAAAGTACGCTTGAATCAGTTATTTACGTTTGTTCTTTTAGTTTCAATGATAGTTTTCATTTTTATTGCGCCGATAGTACGAAACGATAATGACTCTGGTGTTTATGCTCCCTCATCTTCATTGCAAGGTGCTAATTACGTTATCGGAAAAATTAATGGCCCCGTTATTTGGGTGAGCCTGCATTTGCATTTAATAGAGTACGAATCTTGTAGAACTAACGTGCTTCTGGAAGGTTATATGGATTATCAGAAAAATATGTATGGCGATAGTTTTACTTCATTATTACGTCGCCCATTTTTTCCAGATGAAAATGTAGTGATGGCAGCTTTTGATAAAACTGAAATAACTACTTTTAATGCTGTACTGTTTAATGATTATGAAGATGCTAAAATGGTGATGCAGGGATATGCTAATTATAGTGACGCAAGAATTTTATATGAAAAATACATTTTACAAAATTTGAATGGGGTCTACTCAAGTGGCTCAATAAGAGCTTACGTTAAAGGGGATTAATGTAAAATTCTGTAAACCATAGTTATACTTCAGCGCGTTACTTCTCAGTAATTCAAAGGCGTTTTATGTATCGATTACTTTATATCAGTAAAAAGCAAATCTTCTATACTGAATGGTGTAGATTTATGAAGATACTTTGTGGAGGCGCACCAACTGGTTTTTCAGGTAATGAATGGGGTGTGATGAGGCGGTTTGAAGTTTTGATGAATTTTTACTCGTTGAACGATAAGGTGATCTTGGATTTAGGCTGTGGAGTTGGTGCATATAGCAAGTTCGCTAAAGCATGTAACGCTGATCTTGTAGTTGGCTTCGATATGAATCGAAAATATCTTTTAAAGGCTAAAAGTTGCGAAAGGATTAATGCTGCTGGACAGGCGCTCACTTTTAAGGATTCAAGTTTTGATGTTGTCTTAATGGTTGAGGTACTTGATCATTTACCCTTTGAGGAAAAAGCCGTAAAGGAAGCAAAGCGTGTCTTAAAAAGGAACGGTGCGTTGTTAATAACCGTTCCTAATAAGTTTTTCCCATTTGAGACTCATGGTATGCGAATAATGTCGACAGAAATAAGGAACATTCTCGGCATAGGCATACCGTTCCTTTCTTGGATGCCTTTGTTGTTAAGAAATAAGATTGAACGTGCAAGAATATATACACAAAAAAGACTGCTGAACTTGCTACGTGAACAAGGGCTTGAGCCTGTAATTGTTGATTACATGATGCCTCCCTTGGATGGAATGCGTAATCAAAGGATTGCGTCTTCTTTAAGAAAACTTTTGCGCAAAGCTGAAGCAAGTGCCTTTAGATATTTTGGGTGTCATATTATTGTTGTAGCTGTAAACATTTAAAAGGAAGTTTTCTTTGCAAACCATTTAAGTACCGCTTTAGTGCCGTGAGTTTTGTAGTTCAGGCGCTGGTTTGAATTAGTAGTCATAGAACTGGTTAGATTTTACTGTTCCGTATTCGTTAATAACTTACTGTTTATGTTATCGTACAACTTAGGTACTTGCTTGAAATTTTCAGTGTTGGGTAAAAATACCTTTCATTAATTCTTTCATTAATTAAAACTTTGCCGGTGTTCTAAATTGTAATAGTTAATGTTTTTATGGAAAAGTTATGTCAAGTTCACACCTGGATTCTTAGTATAGCCCGTTTTTCGGTGGTGCTCTTTCTCACTTGTTACTGGATTTCAGCTAAATTGAAATGCCCCCAACCGCGCAAGATAAGTTGCCTTCTATTCTTGGCAAAACGCTTCTCCTTCCGAATCCTCCACTCTCCTGCAATGTTCTGAGTTCTCAACATTCATGTTTTCAATAGCCAACTCCATGCACAACATGTTTATTCTTGCGCATGAAACGCTGTACGCCTTCACTTTTACACCGCTCATAATTTACTAATCCCCCAGGAGCAACCGGGAAACACATACAGATACTTACTTTTACCATTTAAGAATTGTAACTTTCTATCCAAGAAAGCGGCGTTGTCACGCTTGACAAGCTTTAACGTCCTTTCAATAAATTTTTCTTGTTTATTTGCCACCGAAAAAGTCACAAGCAAATACGAATGCCTATTCACGGCAGTGGTAGCCTCAGCAATTACTTGTTTAAAGGAGCAGGGTCTTCGTTTAAGTGTTTTTCTTTTTTCCAACAAACATGTATAACTCATCAACATACTGCAACAAACCAAATTCTCCTCAGTGTCACTCTCACCGCGCGCTCAGCAATGTTCAACAGTAATAACCATATTGTCTTGATGGTTGACCAGTAAGTCACCGCTCACTGCTTCTCACTCCGTTTTTCTCAACAAGATATTTGCTTATGCTTAGTATTTCAGGTTCTGGGGCGGGCTTTCTGTACGTTGAATTGCCTTTGCTTCCATGAAGTACGTGTCGCAGTTAAGGCAGTAATGGCATTTTGGTAACTGTGCTATTTCCTGCTTTTGATCTGTCTTTTCCGTTCTTTTGTAGGTAGAATCTGCAACTGGTTTTTGGTAGACTGCCTACACTTTACTTCTTGAAATTGTCCTTCTTCCACAAAAGAAAGTTAGTGAACTACGCGACATACACTAAACATTTGACCTATCATTTAGGGTACTTCCAAGTATTTTTAGGTGGGTGATTCATAAATCATTGCATCTGTCACGATATCGCGTATTAATATTTCAATCGTCGATTTACTTAGCATCTTGAAGGGCCAACAGTTGGCGGAAAGTATAACTATCCCAATCGCAATTTGAAAAATAAATAAAAACCAAAGTTTCGCTAACTCAACAGTGTTCTGGAGTTGAAGTACCGATGAGTGTCTCGAAAATTTCGCTTAATTTGTGTGTCTCATGTGAGATTTGTTATGTCGCTTGTCCTCAGGGGGCCATTACAATGGAGTATAAATGTGGGCAGTTCCTTCCCAGAATTGATGAATCAAAGTGCAACGATTGTGGTTTTTGTATGAAAGTTTGCCCCGGAATTAGTCAAAACTTGAAATTTAGAGAAAACACTCGGTTTGAAGAAGATTTAACTGGCTCCTTTCAGAAAATTTATTCTGCTTGTTGTCAGGATCAAAATATTAGACGTAACTCGGCGAGCGGTGGAGTTATTACACAATTAATTGTTAAGCTGCTGGAGGCGGGTGAGTACGCTGGCGCCTTCGTTCTTCAGTTTGATACTTTTACTGGCTCTCCTGCCAGACTCAAATTAACTAAAGAGATTGACGTTGTCTTAAATGCTGCAAAATCTAAGTACATCCCAGCGTCTGTCTATAACGTGATTAAAACTTTGGAGAAAGAACGCCGTCCCAATTATATCATCGTGGGTACCCCTTGTCAAATATTAGGTATCAAAAAATATGTTAGTTACAAAAATATAAGCTGCGAGAATCTTCTCTTTCTTGGATTATTCTGCGACAGTACATTGAACTTCAATATAGTCCGTTATCTCGAGGATGGGTATTCTAAACGGACTGAGAAATTAATAAAATTTGATTTTAAGAACAAAGAGGTTGGTGGGTGGCCAGGTCACACAAAGCTATATTTAGATTCGAACAGAAAAGTTATAGTTCATAGAAATGAACGAATTAAAGTTAAAAAATTCTTTCAGCTAGAACGATGCCTCTATTGTTCAGACAAACTAAATCAGTTAGCTGACATATCATTGGGTGATTGCTACATAAAGTGGTGTCAATTACCCGAAAGTTCAACAGTTATAGTGAGAACTTCTAAGGGAAAAAAAGTTTTCGATAAATATGCTGATCTGTTCAATTTAATCGAATTGAATATGGAGGCAGTCACAAATTCTCAAGAGATTTCTTTGAAAAAAAAGAATTTAGAATTCTCAAAGTCAATGATTAATGAGAACGGTTTCTTTTTAGGTGGTTACTCAGGTCAAATTGAGGAAAAAACTAAAAAAGATCTTTTGAAACTGAAAAAATATGTTGAGTTTGGGCAAAAGTATAAAATTCGGAAGATGAAGCTCTCAAACCTTTTGTTTGGTGCGAAATTTTATTTTGAACTTTTTAAAGACGTAATAAAAATTGCTGCAATTTTTTTTTCTTTTTTCAGTAACAGGGGTAATACTCTCAAAACAAGAGGTGGTCGAAAAGGCAAAAACGTGATTATTATTGGAGGGGATTTATCCGAGAATATGGGTGCGCATGCAATGACTTTTGTCGTAGTGGACCAGGTGAAGAGAAGGTTTCCTGATAAAGATGTTTATTTATTTTCTACTAGCACTTTTGAGAAAGATGCGTCGAAAAAAAGCTTATTCGCCTTCAAAATCATGCCTTGGGGCTTTGGAACTAGGTTAAATCTGCTTAGCTCTTTTTATCCTCTGAAAAGAGAGCGTTTATCAGACGTTTGGATAACACAACTTAATTATCAGGATAACCTGAGAGCGATAATAGAAAATGCTGCTTTTTTTATTGATGTGAGCGGATACAGCTTATTCTCCAATAAGTTTAGCTCTTTTCTATCTTTTAATATATGCTCCTATAGCTATTTATTGAATATAGTTGTTGCCAAGAAGTTCGGTATTCCATTTTATGTTTTTCCACAATCTTTTGGGCCGTTTGATTATCCGTTGTGGGAAAAGTTGCTCCTCTATCCCTTAATGTGGAAATACCTTAAATATCCGACAAAGATTTTCGCTAGGGAGCATGAAGGTATGACATATCTGAGAAAGTTTACGTGTAAAAATGTGGAAAAAAAGAGTGATTTAGTTTTAGTTGCTGGAGAATACGACCAGTGTAATATATTTAATAAGCAAATTAGTTCATCTGTTATGACAATTCCTAAAAATTCTGTAGGTATAATTCCCAATATGAAGCTTGTAAAACGTGTTGGCTCTGTAAAAGTTTTCTGTGTATATGATTCCTTAATTAAAAAATTAGTTGATTCTGGTAAGAGAATTTTTCTACTATCGCATGCTCAAATGGATCTGTCGTTGTGTCAGGAAATAAAGAAACGATATTGTAATGAGGATAACGTTCAGCTAATTACTGGTGACTTAAATGTACTGGATGTAGAGCAGATAATATCACAATTTGATTTTATAATTGCATCGCGTTATCATTCTATTATACTTGCTTACAAGAATGGTGTTCCCGTTCTCACAATGGGGTGGGCAACAAAATACTTCGAGTTGATGAAAGATTTCAATCAAATAGACTACTTTTTCGATTTCAGAAAGGTCATTGAAAACGATGCTATTATTAAAAGTTTGAATAAATTGATTGAAAACCACGAATTTGAACGAGTTATCATAAAATCAAAAATAGATCAATTGGAGAAGAATACGGCTTTTAATGCTTTAAATATTGATTAAATGATTTGGCTGCTTGCGTTTTGGGTTATCTAATATTTTTTGCTCTGAGTTGAATTACGGATTAACTCACATAATATGTGGGTTTTATAGCTAGGCGTTACGAGTAGATTAAGAGCGCGCCGTCAAAATTCAAGAAACACTTCACCCAGTCTCAATTCCGTACTTTTACAGAACACAACTCAGCTTTATCAACGCATTATGAAAGCGAGGAGAAATGCACAGAGAACGACTCAACGTTAAATACCTGAATTTCCTCTTTAATGTACTTTCCTTAAGGAACATATGCCAAGGGCAAAGAGGTCTGTTTGGCTTTGGGATTCCATGTATACGTGCCTGATGTTATTGCAAAGTGCCGAATGCGTGGGCAGTTCGGGTAAGCGAAATCAAAAGCATCAGAATGATAATCTTTGAAGGAAGGGGCATAGTTTGACGTGATTTTTGATGTGTTACTTTCAGAAGGTTATTTCTTTGAAATTGTGGTAAATGGCCTTTTTTTTTATCAAACCTTTGAGGCAGATATGTTCATTCCACAGTTTATTATGCCATCTGTACTGGCTGACGCGAAGGCTGACACTAGGTCTGTTTATTCTCTATCCGAAGACTTGGTCGGCTTTGGTGTTGAGGGGTTGATGTGTCATATGTTGGAGGGCCATCGGATAGCCGACTTCTATAGGGCGGCTATTGCTTTAAGTTTTAGTTGAGTACAGCCCTCAGTTGCCAAATGGTGGATTTGGAAGAGGACAGTAGTAGCCGTCATCTGCCAGAACATATTGTACCTCTAAATCCTCTATAGATGAGCTTCTTCAAAAAAAGCCAGTTATAATGGATGCCCAATGTAAATATGGCTTTCAGGGTAGACCGAGGTGGTTGGCGACAACATGAATCTTAGTCTTCTAAGTAGCCTCTCGGAG from Candidatus Bathyarchaeota archaeon includes:
- a CDS encoding polysaccharide pyruvyl transferase family protein, with product MSVSKISLNLCVSCEICYVACPQGAITMEYKCGQFLPRIDESKCNDCGFCMKVCPGISQNLKFRENTRFEEDLTGSFQKIYSACCQDQNIRRNSASGGVITQLIVKLLEAGEYAGAFVLQFDTFTGSPARLKLTKEIDVVLNAAKSKYIPASVYNVIKTLEKERRPNYIIVGTPCQILGIKKYVSYKNISCENLLFLGLFCDSTLNFNIVRYLEDGYSKRTEKLIKFDFKNKEVGGWPGHTKLYLDSNRKVIVHRNERIKVKKFFQLERCLYCSDKLNQLADISLGDCYIKWCQLPESSTVIVRTSKGKKVFDKYADLFNLIELNMEAVTNSQEISLKKKNLEFSKSMINENGFFLGGYSGQIEEKTKKDLLKLKKYVEFGQKYKIRKMKLSNLLFGAKFYFELFKDVIKIAAIFFSFFSNRGNTLKTRGGRKGKNVIIIGGDLSENMGAHAMTFVVVDQVKRRFPDKDVYLFSTSTFEKDASKKSLFAFKIMPWGFGTRLNLLSSFYPLKRERLSDVWITQLNYQDNLRAIIENAAFFIDVSGYSLFSNKFSSFLSFNICSYSYLLNIVVAKKFGIPFYVFPQSFGPFDYPLWEKLLLYPLMWKYLKYPTKIFAREHEGMTYLRKFTCKNVEKKSDLVLVAGEYDQCNIFNKQISSSVMTIPKNSVGIIPNMKLVKRVGSVKVFCVYDSLIKKLVDSGKRIFLLSHAQMDLSLCQEIKKRYCNEDNVQLITGDLNVLDVEQIISQFDFIIASRYHSIILAYKNGVPVLTMGWATKYFELMKDFNQIDYFFDFRKVIENDAIIKSLNKLIENHEFERVIIKSKIDQLEKNTAFNALNID